Proteins from a genomic interval of Thermoanaerobacterium thermosaccharolyticum DSM 571:
- a CDS encoding ArnT family glycosyltransferase: MDSKAKYVSKKFFVIASLVIIIIVALYLRLLFVYKVVQPPLSGDAKNYDIMVKQFLTKGFLGYMSNTPNAYITPGYPLFLALIYKIFGFSNGSPLQAVRIIQSIFSVLTVLFIYLIGREIKNNKVGLIAAFFSAIYPTFVWASTLILTETVYTFTFMVYLYLQIIAYKKPGIFVNVMTGVFFGLSILIRPAAAPIIVIPYILMYFKFKDIRYTLKNFLYVLLGFTAIMMPWWIRNIVTLHKLILLASQTWNPMLGGAFPYFNGIDHVPQNIRSTMDVIKFIVKGFEKSPIYYFKWYTIGKFNIIFGSMWYDLDLKYQYLRNLYLLHSFLMAIGWLGAFYSLRKDEIRFIGIYAIILTLIQLMFIPTNRYAFTIMPLLILLSSYVIDKLLFDKNL; the protein is encoded by the coding sequence ATGGATAGTAAAGCGAAATATGTATCGAAGAAGTTTTTTGTCATCGCTTCATTAGTTATAATCATCATCGTTGCTTTATACCTTCGGCTTCTTTTTGTCTACAAAGTTGTGCAGCCTCCCCTTTCAGGTGATGCCAAAAACTACGATATAATGGTGAAGCAGTTTTTGACAAAAGGTTTTTTAGGGTATATGTCAAATACGCCAAATGCGTATATTACTCCCGGATATCCTTTATTTCTTGCATTGATATATAAGATATTTGGGTTTTCTAATGGAAGTCCGCTTCAGGCTGTGAGAATCATACAGAGTATATTTAGCGTGCTGACGGTTCTTTTTATTTATCTCATAGGCAGAGAAATTAAAAACAATAAAGTTGGGCTTATAGCTGCATTCTTTTCAGCGATTTATCCAACATTTGTATGGGCATCCACTCTTATACTTACAGAGACTGTATATACTTTTACTTTTATGGTGTATCTGTATCTGCAGATTATAGCGTATAAAAAACCCGGGATATTTGTAAATGTCATGACAGGTGTCTTTTTTGGATTGTCCATTTTAATAAGACCTGCAGCTGCACCAATTATTGTGATACCATATATTTTAATGTACTTTAAGTTTAAAGATATAAGGTATACACTGAAAAACTTTTTGTATGTATTGCTTGGATTTACAGCTATAATGATGCCGTGGTGGATTAGAAATATTGTTACGCTTCACAAGCTGATTTTACTTGCGTCGCAGACCTGGAATCCCATGCTGGGTGGCGCATTCCCTTACTTTAATGGAATTGATCATGTGCCACAGAATATACGCTCTACCATGGATGTCATCAAATTTATCGTCAAAGGTTTTGAGAAGAGCCCGATTTACTACTTTAAATGGTATACCATCGGCAAATTTAATATAATCTTTGGCAGCATGTGGTACGATCTTGATTTAAAGTATCAATATTTGAGGAATTTATATCTTCTCCACAGCTTTTTGATGGCGATAGGTTGGCTTGGAGCATTTTATTCTCTTAGGAAAGATGAAATACGCTTTATAGGCATATATGCTATCATTTTGACATTGATTCAGCTCATGTTTATTCCGACAAACAGGTATGCATTTACCATCATGCCTCTATTGATCCTTCTTTCATCGTACGTCATTGATAAGTTGCTGTTTGATAAAAATCTTTAA
- a CDS encoding EamA family transporter, with protein sequence MIYVLVAVNVLLLVTGQVLWKIGIGNAGSLKGVLMSLISPYVISGIIIYAIATVLWLYILAKGKFSIVYPLQSTAYAVGVFVAWLIFKETVPITRWIGVVLIFAGASLIALR encoded by the coding sequence GTGATATATGTCCTTGTTGCAGTAAATGTGTTGCTTCTGGTGACGGGTCAAGTATTATGGAAAATCGGCATTGGAAATGCAGGTAGTCTAAAAGGTGTATTAATGTCCTTAATTTCGCCGTATGTTATAAGTGGAATAATAATCTATGCGATAGCAACCGTCTTGTGGCTTTATATACTAGCAAAGGGAAAATTCAGCATTGTTTATCCTCTCCAAAGTACAGCGTATGCTGTTGGAGTTTTTGTGGCATGGCTTATCTTTAAAGAGACAGTACCAATAACTAGGTGGATTGGTGTAGTACTTATTTTTGCTGGAGCATCATTAATTGCGCTACGATAG
- a CDS encoding DUF2304 domain-containing protein, with amino-acid sequence MSFNVYTFSLGFSILFLIIIVREIVRGNLLEKYSLFWIFFSIVMIVISANLRFLNLLSRLLHIYYAPSVLFLLGLLFIISYCFHLTMIISKQSESIVKLTQEVAILKNMIESEKNKDLERGKDK; translated from the coding sequence GTGTCTTTCAATGTATATACTTTTTCTCTTGGTTTTAGCATACTGTTTTTAATAATAATTGTGAGAGAGATTGTGAGAGGCAATCTATTAGAAAAGTACAGCTTATTTTGGATATTCTTCTCGATAGTTATGATTGTAATCTCAGCAAATTTGAGATTTTTGAATCTCTTAAGCAGGTTGCTCCACATATATTACGCCCCATCTGTCCTATTCTTGCTAGGACTTTTATTTATTATCTCATATTGCTTTCACCTTACTATGATAATATCAAAGCAATCTGAAAGCATTGTGAAGCTGACGCAAGAGGTAGCTATTTTAAAAAATATGATTGAATCAGAAAAAAATAAGGATTTAGAAAGGGGCAAAGATAAGTGA
- a CDS encoding glycosyltransferase family 2 protein — protein MPKIIVIVPAYNEEKTIDSVIYNIKKNKDVDILVVNDGSSDKTSLIAKNNGVIVIDLPFNLGIGGCMQTGYKYAYKNGYDIAIQIDADGQHDARFIDELIKPILNDEADLVIGSRYVAKTNYRGSYLRRTGSRFFTFLLKILTGYAIYDSTSGFRAANRKVIKYFSESYPQDYPEVEVIAKLSKMGFRMREIPVEMHERLGGQSSINFKRSIYYMVKVTLAILVNCMSRKEHQKA, from the coding sequence TTGCCAAAAATAATTGTCATTGTACCTGCGTACAATGAAGAAAAGACGATTGACAGCGTTATTTACAATATAAAGAAGAATAAGGATGTGGACATACTAGTTGTCAATGATGGCTCAAGTGATAAGACGTCCTTGATTGCAAAAAATAATGGTGTCATAGTCATTGATCTCCCTTTTAATTTAGGGATCGGCGGATGTATGCAGACAGGGTATAAGTACGCCTACAAAAATGGATATGATATAGCGATACAGATCGATGCTGATGGACAGCACGACGCCAGATTTATAGATGAACTTATAAAACCCATATTGAATGATGAAGCTGATCTGGTGATCGGGTCACGCTATGTTGCAAAGACAAATTACAGAGGATCATACCTTAGGCGTACCGGTTCTCGCTTCTTTACATTTCTATTAAAAATATTGACAGGCTATGCAATATATGACTCTACATCAGGCTTTAGAGCTGCCAACAGAAAAGTCATCAAATATTTCAGTGAAAGTTATCCGCAGGACTATCCTGAAGTGGAGGTAATAGCTAAACTTAGCAAAATGGGCTTTAGGATGAGGGAGATACCTGTAGAGATGCATGAGAGGCTAGGCGGTCAGTCTTCTATAAACTTTAAACGATCAATTTATTATATGGTAAAGGTGACGCTTGCCATACTTGTGAATTGTATGAGCCGCAAAGAACATCAAAAAGCATAG
- a CDS encoding GtrA family protein codes for MKMEKQDKRDNRKNGLLEFVKFNLVGIVNTLVDFAVFTVLTFFGMHYMLSQVISYSCGVVNSFIMNKYWTFGAKSTPHGDEILKFIAVNVVSLGVSLTVLYPLKPQLGVFSAKIIATLFSMMVNFLGSKLWVFKRA; via the coding sequence ATGAAGATGGAAAAACAAGATAAAAGAGACAATAGGAAAAACGGTTTATTGGAGTTTGTAAAGTTTAATTTAGTCGGCATTGTAAATACTTTAGTTGACTTTGCAGTCTTTACAGTCCTTACATTTTTTGGGATGCACTATATGTTATCTCAAGTTATATCATATAGCTGCGGTGTTGTAAACAGTTTTATCATGAATAAATATTGGACGTTTGGTGCAAAGTCGACGCCGCATGGAGATGAGATATTGAAGTTTATCGCAGTAAATGTAGTGTCACTGGGGGTATCCCTTACTGTCCTTTATCCATTAAAGCCACAGTTAGGTGTATTTTCTGCTAAAATAATTGCTACATTGTTTTCAATGATGGTAAATTTCTTAGGTAGTAAGCTTTGGGTCTTTAAAAGGGCTTAA